One genomic window of Halovivax cerinus includes the following:
- a CDS encoding MATE family efflux transporter, with product MTTGAITPKLFHLSWPLVLGNLLQTVYNLADMFWVGQIPGDEGVGVAAVSLMFPLSWMFVSTAMGLTASTISLVSQYVGADRRRVADRVVAQSILLAIAVSVVLAGLGLTFRRPILHIMGAQGPVFYDSLVYIEVIFLTLPLTFLFFAFRASLQGAGDTRTAMWLVLISAGLNVVIDPFLILGWGPFPAWGTRGAAVATFLSRGVATVAGIYVLLDGTYGVKLYVRDLAPDATLLYKLIDIGYPATFDGWVRSFASVAMAGFVARFGYTATAAYGIGIRLMSVTWSVSGAVGQATATGVGQNLGASLPDRARSVARMAIVGTMGFIAACAALVFAFPFRAIGVFVDNPQIVREGVVFLRVISPFWALFSAVMVIQGAFRGAGNTRAAMVLSLLSRWILRIPVALVLAFTSITIPYLAITIPLVPSIDLGVNGIWIAYSFGMAATFVVALAWFRFGDWTESVIEEESAEGGRERGDDVPADPDDPHSVDD from the coding sequence ATGACGACGGGGGCGATCACGCCCAAACTGTTTCACCTGTCGTGGCCCCTCGTCCTCGGTAACCTGCTCCAGACAGTCTACAACCTGGCAGATATGTTCTGGGTCGGGCAGATCCCCGGCGACGAGGGTGTCGGCGTCGCCGCGGTCTCGCTCATGTTTCCGCTCTCGTGGATGTTCGTCTCGACGGCGATGGGGCTGACGGCGTCGACCATCTCGCTCGTCTCTCAGTACGTGGGCGCCGACCGACGGCGGGTCGCAGACCGCGTCGTCGCCCAGTCGATCCTGCTGGCGATCGCCGTCTCGGTCGTCCTCGCCGGGCTCGGCCTGACGTTCAGACGGCCGATTCTACACATCATGGGCGCGCAGGGACCGGTGTTCTACGACTCGCTCGTCTACATCGAGGTAATCTTCCTCACGCTGCCGCTTACCTTCCTGTTCTTCGCGTTCCGGGCGTCGCTCCAGGGAGCCGGTGACACCAGAACGGCGATGTGGCTCGTCCTGATATCGGCCGGGCTGAACGTCGTCATCGACCCGTTTCTCATCCTCGGGTGGGGTCCGTTCCCGGCCTGGGGCACCCGCGGCGCTGCCGTCGCCACGTTCCTCTCGCGGGGCGTCGCGACGGTCGCCGGTATCTACGTCCTGTTAGACGGGACGTACGGCGTCAAACTCTACGTACGCGACCTCGCCCCTGACGCCACGCTCCTGTACAAACTGATCGACATCGGCTATCCCGCGACGTTCGACGGCTGGGTGCGAAGTTTCGCGTCGGTCGCGATGGCGGGCTTCGTCGCGCGATTCGGCTACACGGCGACCGCCGCCTACGGGATCGGCATTCGGCTGATGTCGGTCACCTGGTCGGTCTCGGGGGCGGTCGGCCAGGCGACCGCGACCGGCGTCGGACAGAACCTCGGCGCCAGCCTGCCGGATCGGGCGCGCTCCGTAGCCAGGATGGCTATTGTCGGCACGATGGGGTTTATCGCCGCCTGCGCGGCGCTGGTGTTTGCCTTCCCCTTCCGGGCCATCGGCGTCTTCGTAGACAACCCCCAGATCGTTCGCGAAGGCGTCGTCTTCCTCCGCGTCATCTCCCCGTTCTGGGCGCTCTTCTCGGCGGTGATGGTCATCCAGGGGGCGTTCCGGGGCGCCGGGAACACCCGCGCCGCGATGGTCCTCTCGCTTCTCTCGCGGTGGATCCTCCGCATCCCCGTCGCGCTCGTCCTCGCGTTCACCTCGATTACGATCCCGTATCTTGCGATCACGATCCCGCTCGTCCCGTCGATCGACCTCGGCGTAAACGGCATCTGGATCGCCTACTCGTTCGGGATGGCCGCCACCTTCGTCGTCGCCCTCGCGTGGTTCCGATTCGGTGATTGGACCGAGTCCGTCATCGAGGAGGAATCCGCCGAGGGCGGCCGCGAGCGCGGCGACGACGTGCCCGCAGACCCGGACGATCCACACTCCGTGGACGATTGA
- a CDS encoding DNA topoisomerase I → MELIITEKDNAARRIAEILSGGSMQATRESGVNVYEWGGKRCVGLSGHVVGVDFPPEYGDWRDVEPVELIDASVEKRPTKEDIVSTLRILARRATQVTIATDYDREGELIGKEAYEIVRDVDDDVPIQRVRFSSITENEVTRAFDEPESLDFDLAAAGEARQIIDLVWGASLTRFLSLSAGQLGNDFISVGRVQSPTLKLIVDREREIEAFDPDDYWELFADLAKDDGAGDAFDAQYYYLDEDDNEAERVWDESVADSVFETLSSASEATVTDVNRRTRTDAPPAPFNTTQFIRAASAIGYSAKRAMSIAEDLYTAGYMTYPRTDNTVYPDDLDPEALLDEFVGHPTLGESAEELLEADDDLVATEGDEETTDHPPIHPTGEIPARGDVSDDEWEIFELVVRRFYATLADAARWEHLKVVADVEDHSLKANGKRLVEPGYHAVYPYFNTSENFVPAVDEGETLAITDTELEAKQTQPPRRYGQSRLIETMEDMGIGTKSTRHNIIEKLYDRGYVEDDPPRPTKLAMAVVDAAEQFADEVVSEEMTAQLEADMDAIASGEATLDDVTEESREMLEEIFEELADSREEIGDHLRQSLKDDKRLGPCPECGEDLLVRRSRYGSYFVGCDGYPDCEYTIQLPSTGKPHILEETCDEHDLNEIKMLAGRQTFVHGCPLCAAEDAGEGPIIGECPECGESAASETPRDEGGETAEAESGELAIKTLQSGSRLVGCTRYPDCDYSLPLPRRGEIEVTDERCEEHDLPELVVHTDDDDPWELGCPICNYREYQAREAESGSDLESLDGIGSKTAEKLAEAGIESVDDLSDADPDAVAADVDGISADRVRGWQAKA, encoded by the coding sequence GTGGAACTGATCATCACCGAGAAGGACAACGCCGCGAGGCGGATCGCAGAGATCCTGAGCGGCGGCTCCATGCAGGCGACGCGCGAGAGTGGCGTCAACGTCTACGAGTGGGGCGGCAAACGCTGCGTCGGACTCTCGGGCCACGTCGTGGGCGTCGACTTCCCTCCCGAATACGGCGACTGGCGCGACGTCGAGCCGGTCGAACTGATCGACGCGAGCGTCGAGAAGCGTCCGACGAAGGAGGACATCGTCTCGACGCTGCGGATTCTCGCCCGGCGGGCGACCCAGGTGACGATCGCGACCGACTACGACCGCGAGGGCGAACTCATCGGCAAAGAGGCCTACGAGATCGTCCGCGACGTCGACGACGACGTCCCGATCCAGCGCGTGCGCTTCTCCTCGATCACGGAGAACGAGGTCACGCGCGCGTTCGACGAGCCCGAGTCGCTCGACTTCGACCTCGCGGCCGCGGGCGAGGCCCGACAGATCATCGACCTCGTCTGGGGTGCCTCGCTGACCCGGTTTCTCTCGCTCTCGGCGGGCCAGCTCGGCAACGACTTCATCTCCGTCGGCCGGGTGCAGAGTCCGACCCTGAAGCTGATCGTCGACCGCGAACGCGAGATCGAGGCGTTCGACCCCGACGACTACTGGGAACTCTTTGCCGATTTGGCGAAAGACGATGGCGCGGGTGACGCCTTCGACGCCCAGTACTACTATCTCGACGAGGACGACAACGAGGCCGAACGCGTCTGGGACGAGTCGGTCGCCGACTCCGTCTTCGAAACGCTCTCGTCGGCGAGCGAGGCGACGGTCACCGACGTCAACCGCCGAACGCGCACCGACGCGCCGCCGGCGCCGTTCAACACCACGCAATTCATCCGGGCGGCCAGCGCGATCGGCTACTCGGCCAAGCGCGCGATGTCGATCGCTGAGGACCTCTACACCGCGGGGTACATGACGTACCCGCGAACGGACAACACGGTCTACCCCGACGATCTCGATCCGGAAGCGCTGCTCGACGAGTTCGTCGGCCACCCTACGCTCGGCGAGAGTGCGGAGGAACTCCTCGAGGCCGACGACGACCTCGTGGCCACAGAGGGCGACGAGGAGACGACCGACCACCCGCCGATCCACCCGACGGGCGAGATTCCAGCCCGCGGCGACGTCTCGGACGACGAGTGGGAGATCTTCGAGCTCGTCGTCCGGCGGTTCTACGCGACGTTGGCCGACGCGGCCCGCTGGGAACACCTCAAGGTCGTCGCCGACGTCGAGGATCACTCGCTCAAGGCCAACGGCAAGCGGCTGGTCGAACCCGGCTACCACGCGGTCTATCCGTACTTCAACACCAGTGAGAACTTCGTCCCCGCCGTCGACGAGGGCGAGACACTGGCGATCACCGATACGGAACTGGAGGCCAAGCAAACCCAGCCGCCGCGACGCTACGGCCAGTCCCGACTGATCGAGACCATGGAGGACATGGGGATCGGGACGAAGTCGACGCGACACAACATCATCGAGAAGCTCTACGATCGGGGCTACGTCGAGGACGACCCGCCACGACCGACGAAGCTCGCGATGGCGGTCGTCGACGCGGCCGAGCAGTTCGCCGACGAGGTCGTCAGCGAGGAGATGACGGCCCAGCTCGAAGCCGACATGGACGCGATCGCGTCCGGCGAGGCCACGCTCGACGACGTGACCGAGGAGTCCCGGGAGATGCTAGAGGAGATCTTCGAGGAGCTCGCCGACTCGCGCGAGGAGATCGGCGATCACCTCCGCCAGTCGCTGAAGGACGACAAGCGTCTCGGGCCGTGTCCCGAGTGCGGCGAAGACCTCCTCGTCCGTCGCAGTCGCTACGGCTCGTACTTCGTCGGCTGTGACGGCTACCCCGACTGCGAGTACACCATCCAGCTCCCCTCCACGGGGAAGCCCCACATCTTAGAGGAGACCTGCGACGAGCACGACCTCAACGAGATCAAGATGCTCGCCGGCCGCCAGACCTTCGTCCACGGCTGTCCACTGTGTGCGGCCGAGGACGCCGGCGAAGGGCCGATCATCGGGGAGTGTCCCGAGTGTGGGGAAAGCGCGGCGTCGGAGACGCCGCGAGACGAAGGCGGTGAAACCGCCGAAGCAGAAAGCGGCGAACTCGCGATCAAGACCCTCCAGAGCGGGTCGCGACTGGTCGGCTGTACGCGTTATCCGGACTGCGACTACTCACTGCCGCTACCCCGACGCGGCGAGATCGAGGTCACGGACGAACGCTGCGAGGAACACGACCTGCCCGAACTGGTCGTTCACACCGATGACGACGACCCCTGGGAGCTTGGCTGTCCGATCTGTAACTACCGCGAGTACCAGGCCCGCGAAGCCGAGAGCGGCTCCGACCTGGAGTCCCTCGACGGCATCGGATCGAAGACCGCGGAGAAACTCGCCGAGGCCGGCATCGAGAGCGTCGACGACCTCTCGGACGCCGATCCGGACGCCGTCGCCGCGGACGTCGACGGCATCAGCGCCGATCGCGTTCGGGGCTGGCAGGCGAAGGCCTGA
- a CDS encoding LysE family translocator: MFDSVGTLAVGAVFGLALAAPPGPMNAIIAEESVLRGWFPGFKAGLGAFTADALFFVLTLVGVVAIIDAQPGIRPILYLIGGVLMCYFALDAFRSAKDAFASSVDGDDPAAGFRKTFVLAATNPYQIGFWLTVGVGLLKEGTLDVFSHVPYVGGDLAGTLVVETGSPTLLIGFFAGIVVWIVSFPATLVGVGNRVDELAPVIATLSGIVLAGFGVLFLGVGATGLV, encoded by the coding sequence GTGTTCGACTCCGTCGGAACGCTGGCCGTGGGTGCCGTGTTCGGACTGGCCCTGGCGGCACCACCCGGCCCGATGAACGCGATCATCGCCGAAGAGAGTGTACTCAGGGGGTGGTTCCCGGGATTCAAGGCCGGACTGGGTGCGTTCACGGCCGACGCCCTCTTCTTCGTCCTCACGCTGGTCGGCGTCGTCGCGATCATCGACGCCCAGCCGGGGATTCGACCGATCCTCTACCTGATCGGTGGGGTTCTCATGTGTTACTTCGCGCTCGACGCGTTCCGAAGCGCGAAAGACGCCTTCGCGTCGAGCGTCGATGGCGACGATCCGGCTGCCGGATTCCGGAAGACGTTCGTCCTCGCGGCGACGAATCCGTACCAGATCGGCTTCTGGCTGACGGTCGGCGTCGGGTTGCTCAAAGAAGGGACGCTCGACGTCTTCTCGCACGTTCCGTACGTCGGCGGCGACCTTGCTGGAACGCTCGTCGTCGAAACCGGATCACCAACGTTACTGATCGGTTTCTTCGCCGGTATCGTCGTCTGGATCGTCAGCTTTCCCGCGACGCTCGTGGGAGTCGGCAATCGGGTCGACGAACTCGCTCCCGTGATCGCCACACTCAGCGGAATCGTCCTCGCCGGGTTTGGCGTCCTCTTCCTCGGCGTGGGGGCGACCGGTCTCGTCTAG
- a CDS encoding DoxX family protein codes for MSTTAANRFEAQYGGISLTGYPHALSAWVVVALRFVMGGVMLFAGLGKVSEWPFDASGFLLHGVDPASPVSGIYATMAQTPVVLETINVIVPATQLLIGIALITGAFVRLAALGGAMQMVLFYLGGWAGDWLALFDSTLVYAFVFLALGAFAAGRMAGLDGYIERIRVGGQPLLERFPRLGYVLG; via the coding sequence ATGTCAACGACCGCTGCGAACCGGTTCGAGGCCCAGTACGGTGGAATTTCCCTCACGGGGTACCCGCACGCGCTCAGCGCGTGGGTGGTCGTCGCCCTTCGATTCGTGATGGGCGGCGTGATGCTGTTCGCCGGCCTGGGGAAGGTGAGCGAGTGGCCGTTCGACGCGAGCGGCTTCCTGCTCCACGGCGTCGATCCGGCCAGTCCCGTCAGCGGGATCTACGCGACGATGGCCCAGACGCCCGTCGTGTTGGAGACGATCAACGTGATCGTGCCGGCGACCCAGCTCCTGATCGGAATCGCACTGATCACGGGCGCGTTCGTCAGACTGGCCGCCCTGGGTGGGGCCATGCAGATGGTCCTGTTCTACCTCGGCGGCTGGGCGGGCGACTGGCTGGCGCTGTTCGACTCGACGCTGGTCTACGCGTTCGTCTTCCTCGCGCTGGGGGCGTTCGCAGCCGGCCGAATGGCCGGACTGGACGGCTACATCGAGCGAATACGCGTCGGCGGCCAGCCGCTCCTGGAGCGCTTCCCGCGGCTCGGGTACGTCCTGGGCTGA
- a CDS encoding HD domain-containing protein, with protein MGVEITEPRIDDAEYEDMERFVFEYLSASVEKEDDGGRMRWYPWHSAEYRHNHILNVAELAEDIAASEGAAVDVTKTAAIFHDVAKLETAQDRHAEAGARVAREYLQSRGEYPESFVDQVARGVENHSYQGPVTDLPLETQCLIEADLLDKVGANGTALMLLRMGYESRVHMDADEMVERVLERGIEAASRVESETAESIAHQRLKRVTWFQEWLEDEIADMGE; from the coding sequence GTGGGCGTCGAAATAACCGAACCCAGAATCGACGACGCCGAGTACGAGGATATGGAGCGGTTCGTCTTCGAGTACCTCTCGGCGAGCGTCGAAAAAGAGGACGACGGCGGCCGCATGCGCTGGTATCCGTGGCACTCCGCGGAGTATCGCCACAATCACATCCTGAACGTGGCCGAACTGGCAGAAGACATCGCCGCGTCCGAGGGCGCCGCCGTCGACGTCACGAAGACGGCGGCCATCTTCCACGACGTGGCCAAGCTAGAGACCGCGCAGGATCGCCACGCCGAGGCTGGCGCCCGCGTCGCGCGGGAGTACCTGCAGTCTCGCGGCGAGTACCCCGAATCGTTCGTCGACCAGGTCGCCCGGGGCGTCGAAAACCACTCGTATCAGGGGCCGGTGACCGACCTCCCGCTCGAGACGCAGTGTCTGATCGAGGCCGACCTGCTGGACAAGGTCGGTGCGAATGGGACGGCCCTGATGTTGTTGCGGATGGGCTACGAGTCGCGCGTCCACATGGACGCCGACGAGATGGTCGAACGGGTACTCGAACGCGGGATCGAGGCTGCCAGTCGGGTCGAAAGCGAGACGGCCGAGAGCATCGCTCACCAGCGGCTCAAGCGGGTCACGTGGTTCCAGGAGTGGCTCGAAGACGAGATCGCAGACATGGGTGAGTGA
- a CDS encoding cobalamin B12-binding domain-containing protein, which translates to MSAEQAGRSIRCLVAKVGLDGHDRGAHVIARAFRDAGFEVIYSGLHNAPEEIVQAAVQEDVDVLGISILSGAHNTLVPKIMDGLEEYGAASDTLVLVGGVIPDEDRDGLEAEGVSAIFGPGTSIEETIEFVRENAPER; encoded by the coding sequence ATGAGTGCAGAACAGGCGGGTAGATCGATCAGGTGTCTCGTCGCGAAGGTGGGACTCGACGGACACGACCGCGGTGCGCACGTCATCGCCCGAGCGTTCCGGGATGCTGGATTCGAGGTCATCTACTCCGGACTCCACAACGCTCCCGAGGAGATCGTGCAAGCGGCGGTCCAGGAGGACGTCGACGTCCTCGGCATCTCGATCCTCTCGGGCGCGCACAACACCCTCGTCCCGAAGATCATGGACGGCCTGGAGGAGTACGGCGCGGCGTCCGACACACTCGTCCTCGTCGGCGGCGTCATTCCGGACGAAGATCGCGACGGACTGGAGGCCGAGGGCGTCTCGGCGATCTTCGGACCCGGCACCTCGATCGAGGAGACGATCGAGTTCGTCCGCGAGAACGCACCGGAGCGATGA
- the meaB gene encoding methylmalonyl Co-A mutase-associated GTPase MeaB → MSDEPAAGATTAGDDAPGSKTESTDDGLVDRLLAGDHRALARTISRIENRRQGYRELVSDLYDHTGTADVIGVTGSPGAGKSTLVDKLAETYRERGETVGVIAIDPSSPFTGGAVLGDRIRMASTVGDMDVFVRSMSARGTLGGLSTATTDAVTAMDAFGKDKVIIETVGAGQNEIDIVRTADTVAVLVPPGSGDAVQTLKAGILEIADVFVVNKADRDGADRTVQELMEMIELGEGPSFGASAGHHGPDASGHHGTDAGGHDVGDADGHNGAHDEPERQEPVDGDASDATRSWQPPIVETVATESRGIDELLDAFADHRTYLVDSGERETRSHRRHAEEIRTLLREDLHELLEGELDRHGGVDGLAEAVQRGETDPYTIADDVLDPVERCLSDLDASIE, encoded by the coding sequence ATGAGTGACGAGCCAGCCGCCGGCGCCACGACGGCGGGCGACGACGCGCCCGGGTCGAAGACCGAGTCGACCGACGACGGGCTCGTCGATCGGCTGCTCGCGGGCGACCACCGGGCGCTCGCGCGAACCATCTCTCGGATCGAGAACCGGCGTCAGGGGTACCGCGAACTCGTCTCCGACCTCTACGATCACACCGGAACCGCCGACGTCATCGGCGTGACCGGATCACCGGGCGCCGGCAAGTCGACCCTCGTCGACAAACTCGCCGAGACCTACCGCGAACGCGGCGAGACGGTCGGTGTCATCGCGATCGACCCCTCCTCGCCCTTCACCGGTGGGGCCGTCCTCGGCGACCGCATTCGGATGGCCTCGACGGTCGGCGACATGGACGTCTTCGTCCGGTCGATGAGCGCCCGCGGCACGCTGGGCGGCCTCTCGACGGCGACGACCGACGCGGTCACGGCCATGGACGCCTTCGGCAAAGACAAGGTCATCATCGAGACCGTCGGCGCCGGCCAGAACGAGATCGACATCGTCCGCACCGCCGACACGGTCGCCGTCCTCGTCCCACCAGGGTCTGGCGACGCCGTCCAGACGCTGAAGGCAGGCATCCTGGAGATCGCCGACGTCTTCGTCGTCAACAAGGCCGACCGCGACGGCGCCGACCGCACCGTCCAGGAGCTCATGGAGATGATCGAACTCGGCGAGGGACCGAGCTTCGGTGCGAGCGCCGGCCACCACGGCCCCGACGCGAGCGGTCACCACGGGACAGACGCTGGCGGTCACGACGTCGGAGACGCGGACGGTCACAACGGCGCACACGACGAGCCGGAACGCCAGGAGCCAGTCGACGGTGACGCGTCGGACGCGACGCGATCGTGGCAGCCGCCGATCGTGGAAACCGTCGCCACCGAGAGCCGCGGCATCGACGAGCTCCTCGACGCGTTCGCCGATCACCGTACCTACCTGGTCGACTCCGGCGAGCGTGAGACTCGCAGTCATCGCCGTCACGCAGAGGAGATCCGCACGCTCCTGCGCGAAGACCTCCACGAACTCTTAGAGGGCGAACTCGACCGCCACGGGGGCGTCGACGGGCTCGCCGAGGCCGTCCAGCGCGGCGAGACCGACCCCTACACGATCGCCGACGACGTCCTGGATCCGGTCGAGCGCTGTCTCTCGGACCTGGATGCGTCCATCGAATAG
- a CDS encoding dicarboxylate/amino acid:cation symporter encodes MFSTVGPLWQRYRSVPLIYRISLAFVLGSAAGIAFGDRMTVVEPLGDLFLRLLNMLVIPIIVFTLLTGIRQLSPARLGRIGGATVGLYAVTTTIAGVVGLAVANLLQPGRGVEFTGGDAESQAPPSLTEVVLGIVPSNPVTAMADGNLLATVFFVIVFGIALTYVRAQQDELADRVDSLFEAFELGAEAMFVVVRGVLEYGVIGVFALMAAGIGTEGIGVFTSLGALVLAVALAVVIHIVGTYLFFLMGVVADVSPLAFLDGAKDAMVTAFATRSSAGTLPVTMTNAEEDLRLEERVYSFALPVGATANMDGAAIRQAITVVFAANVVGQPLALTEQVLVLIVAVLISIGTAGVPGAGIVMLTVVLTQVGLPLAVVGFVAGVDPILGRIATMNNVTGDLAVATVVSKWNDAIDLGGGVWSGTGPDSGTGAGAVSED; translated from the coding sequence ATGTTCTCGACAGTCGGGCCACTGTGGCAGCGGTATCGATCGGTGCCGTTGATCTATCGGATCTCGCTCGCGTTCGTCCTCGGATCCGCGGCGGGAATCGCGTTCGGCGACCGAATGACCGTGGTCGAACCGCTCGGCGACCTCTTCCTCCGGTTGCTCAACATGCTGGTGATCCCGATAATCGTCTTCACGCTGTTGACGGGAATCCGCCAGCTCTCACCGGCCCGTCTCGGCCGGATCGGGGGTGCGACCGTCGGTCTCTACGCCGTGACGACCACCATCGCGGGTGTCGTCGGGCTCGCCGTCGCGAACCTCCTGCAGCCGGGTCGCGGCGTCGAGTTCACCGGCGGCGACGCCGAGTCCCAGGCGCCACCCTCGCTCACCGAGGTCGTCCTCGGGATCGTCCCGAGCAATCCCGTCACCGCGATGGCGGACGGAAACCTGCTCGCGACCGTCTTCTTCGTCATCGTCTTCGGCATCGCGCTCACGTACGTGCGGGCGCAGCAGGACGAACTCGCAGACCGTGTCGATTCCCTGTTCGAGGCGTTCGAACTCGGTGCCGAGGCGATGTTCGTCGTCGTGCGCGGGGTCCTCGAGTACGGCGTGATCGGCGTCTTCGCGCTCATGGCCGCCGGCATCGGCACCGAAGGGATCGGCGTGTTCACGTCACTCGGTGCGCTCGTGCTCGCCGTCGCCCTCGCGGTCGTCATCCACATCGTCGGTACGTACCTGTTCTTCCTGATGGGTGTCGTCGCGGACGTCTCGCCGCTCGCGTTCCTCGACGGCGCGAAGGACGCGATGGTGACCGCCTTCGCCACCCGCTCTTCGGCCGGCACCCTCCCCGTGACGATGACCAACGCCGAGGAGGACCTTCGGCTCGAAGAGCGCGTCTACTCCTTCGCGCTCCCCGTCGGTGCCACGGCGAACATGGACGGTGCCGCGATCCGACAGGCGATCACCGTCGTGTTCGCGGCGAACGTCGTCGGCCAACCGCTCGCGCTCACCGAGCAGGTGCTCGTGTTGATCGTCGCCGTGCTCATCAGCATCGGCACCGCCGGCGTCCCCGGCGCGGGGATCGTCATGCTCACCGTCGTGCTCACCCAGGTCGGCCTCCCGCTCGCGGTGGTCGGCTTCGTCGCCGGCGTCGACCCGATCCTCGGCCGCATCGCCACGATGAACAACGTCACCGGCGACCTCGCCGTCGCGACAGTCGTCAGCAAGTGGAACGACGCGATCGACCTTGGTGGTGGTGTCTGGTCGGGGACGGGGCCCGACTCCGGCACAGGCGCCGGTGCGGTCAGCGAGGACTAG